One genomic segment of Cololabis saira isolate AMF1-May2022 chromosome 22, fColSai1.1, whole genome shotgun sequence includes these proteins:
- the prdm14 gene encoding PR domain zinc finger protein 14, which produces MSVVLSSFPVLLKEKSFQAAMLQSSPARGFFPSLQLPGPHHPYMDLFPRSHALLDPLKSLGRLVSDTRAPLPLRLHPGAPLARSQLLHEHMCASSISSIHTSMPYLPQMMQPGQGALSRPEEEPCAGLAEPPAGAPSSDLHSPAGETSPCASSVSYTPSKEDLFRFHAAEPSPAQTKIPSYNFSEDDLFMVLYGYSGRRESSAGHALSGMALLENSASDFHLLPLDKETLELPQGLIILQAAWGNASHCGVFADKSSIPKGMRFGPFQGKLVNTSEIKTYDDNTLMWEVFENGRLSHFVDGRGASGNWMSLVKCARFPEEQNLVAVQVQNQIFYEACKDISPGQELLVWYGDCYTQFLGIPLTLKDPREENEKSPLTEDTGEGFKCDRCGKVFAYKYYRDKHLKYTRCVDQGDRKFPCHLCNRSFEKRDRLRIHVLHVHEKHRPHKCSVCGKSFSQSSSLNKHMRVHSGERPYKCVYCNKAFTASSILRTHIRQHSGERPFKCRHCGKAFASHAAHDSHVRRTHARDKPCPCELCGASFQDEKELKHHMEVHKMRPVLDSSAPLSSPGTGLQEEHPQIHNTGQSFPHTGMTLLHSEYRPWN; this is translated from the exons ATGTCCGTGGTCCTGTCCAGCTTCCCTGTGCTGCTGAAGGAGAAGAGCTTCCAGGCCGCCATGCTGCAGAGCAGTCCAGCCCGGGGCTTCTTCCCCAGCCTGCAGCTCCCGGGGCCCCATCATCCCTACATGGACCTGTTCCCGCGGAGCCACGCTCTCCTGGATCCGCTCAAGTCCCTGGGTCGGCTGGTGTCGGACACCCGCGCCCCCCTGCCTCTCCGGCTGCACCCCGGGGCGCCTCTTGCGCGCTCCCAGCTGCTCCACGAGCACATGTGCGCCTCCAGCATCTCCAGCATCCACACCAGCATGCCCTACCTGCCCCAGATGATGCAGCCGGGACAGGGAGCGCTCTCCCGGCCGGAGGAGGAGCCGTGCGCCGGGCTGGCGGAGCCGCCGGCCGGTGCGCCCTCCTCGGACCTCCACAGCCCGGCCGGGGAGACGTCCCCCTGCGCCTCGTCCGTCTCCTACACGCCCAGCAAGGAGGATTTGTTTCGCTTCCACGCCGCGGAGCCGTCACCCGCACAGACAAAGATCCCATCGTATAATTTCAGCGAGGACGACTTGTTTATGGTGCTTTACGGTTATTCTGGCAGAAGGGAGAGCAGCGCGGGGCACGCGTTATCAGGGATGGCCCTACTGGAAAACTCAG ctTCTGACTTCCACCTCCTCCCACTGGACAAAGAGACTCTTGAACTTCCACAAG GGCTGATCATCCTCCAGGCAGCGTGGGGAAACGCTTCCCACTGTGGAGTTTTTGCGGATAAAAGCAGCATCCCTAAAGGCATGCGTTTCGGACCTTTCCAAGGAAAGCTGGTCAACACCAGCGAGATTAAAACATATGATGACAACACCTTGATGTGGGAG GTGTTTGAGAACGGGCGGCTGAGCCACTTTGTGGATGGCAGGGGCGCGTCGGGGAACTGGATGTCTCTGGTGAAGTGCGCGCGTTTCCCCGAAGAGCAGAACCTGGTGGCGGTGCAGGTGCAGAACCAGATCTTCTACGAGGCCTGCAAGGACATCAGTCCCGGCCAGGAGCTGCTGGTCTGGTACGGGGACTGCTACACGCAGTTCCTCGGAATCCCTCTCACACTCAAAGACCCGAGAGAGGAAAACGAGAAGTCTCCCCTCACTGAAG ATACTGGCGAGGGCTTCAAGTGTGACAGGTGTGGGAAGGTGTTTGCGTACAAATACTACAGAGACAAGCACCTGAAGTACACGCGCTGCGTGGACCAGGGAGACAGGAAGTTTCCGTGTCACCTGTGCAACAGATCTTTCGAGAAAAGGGACAGATTACGGATCCACGTCCTGCACGTACACGAGAAACACAGACCTCACAAG TGCTCGGTGTGTGGAAAAAGCTTCTCTCAGTCGTCGAGTCTCAACAAGCACATGCGGGTGCACTCAGGGGAGCGGCCGTACAAGTGCGTTTACTGCAACAAG GCCTTCACCGCCTCCAGCATCCTGCGCACGCACATCCGCCAGCACTCCGGCGAGCGGCCGTTCAAGTGCAGACACTGCGGGAAGGCCTTCGCCTCCCACGCCGCACACGACAGCCACGTCCGCCGCACGCACGCCAGGGACAAGCCGTGCCCGTGCGAGCTGTGCGGGGCCTCGTTCCAGGACGAGAAGGAGCTCAAGCATCACATGGAAGTCCACAAAA TGAGACCAGTGTTGGACAGCAGCGCTCCTCTGTCTTCTCCGGGGACCGGCCTGCAGGAAGAGCATCCACAAATACACAATACTGGACAAAGCTTCCCTCACACCGGGATGACACTTTTACATTCTGAATACCGGCCCTGGAACTAA